Within the Litorilinea aerophila genome, the region TGGAGTGTGGCCCGCCGTTGAGCCCCGTTCAGATGGGGAGCGCAGAGGGTAGCGAATCCCTGCTAGGAACGGACACATTGAAAAACCAGTCATGAACCGTTATCGAAGGAGTTCACAAATGCGAAAATTGGTGGGATTGGCGCTTCTGCTTGGCGTATTGGTGATGGCCGCATGCTCGGCCCCGGCAGCGACACCGTCGGATACCGGCGCAGCATCTGGTGAAGCGGCGGCCAGCGAGGGCGCCGCCCAGGAGAGTGCGCCGGATGCCCAGGGCGACACCATCATCATCGACGGCTCCAGCACCGTGGCGCCCATTTCCGCGGCCGTGGCCGAAGAGTTCCAGCGGGCGAATCCCGGCGTCCGGGTGCCGGTGGGCATCTCCGGGACGGGCGGCGGTTTTAAGAAGTTCTGCGCCGGTGAAACCGACATCTCCGACGCCTCCCGGCCCATCAAGGAGAGCGAAGTCGAACAGTGTGCCCAGAATGGCATCGAGTACATCGAGCTGCCGGTGGCCTTCGACGGCCTAGCCGTGATGGTGAACCCGGCCAACGACTGGGCTGAGTGCCTGACCGTGGACGAGCTGAAGACCATCTGGGAGCCGGCCGCCGAGGATGTCATCACCAACTGGAACCAGGTGCGGGCCGACTTCCCGGATCGCCCCCTCAACCTCTACGGTCCCGGCGTGGACTCGGGTACCTACGATTACTTCACCGAGGCTATCGTGGGGGAGGAAGGGGCCAGCCGGGGAGACTTCCTGCCCAGCGAGGACGACAACGTCCTGGTCCAGGGGGTTGCCGGTGACGAGAATGCCCTGGGCTTCTTCGGCCTGGCCTACTACGAACAGAACCAGGACAAGCTGAAGCTGGTGGCGGTGGATGGCGGCAACGGCTGCGTGTTGCCCAGCGCCGAGACGGTGATCGACGGCACCTACCAGCCCCTGGCCCGGCCCATTTTCATCTACGTCAACCGGGCCCGGGTGGACGAGAAACCCATCCTGAACGACTTCATCACCTTCTACCTGGAAAATGCGGCTGCCCTGTCTGCCGAGGTGGGCTACGTGCCCCTGAGCGACGAGATCTATCAGCTGGCCCAACAGCGCTTTGAAGAGCGCATCACCGGCTCCATCTTCGAGGGGCTGGGCTCCACGGTGGGCGTCTCCCTGACGGATCTGCTGACCCGGGAGAAGGGGGAATAACGGAGGCCGGTATCCCTGGTCGAGGTTTGAACGGCACCCAAGGCACACATCTGCCAACCAATGGGTACGTGGGAGAGGTCGCGAGGGCTCCTCGGCGGCCTCTCCCGGCTGTTTTGTCGGCGGCCCGAAATCTGGGGACCATGGTAGAATTTAGAAACATGCGAAGGAACCAATCCATGGCTATCTCGAAGCTGGAAGAAACATTGCCTGCTGCCCGGCAGCAGGAGGTGCGCCCGCCCTACGGAAGGCGCCGGCGGTGGAACGAGCTGATCATCCAGGCGTTCCTGTTTGTGTGTGCGGCCGTTTCCATCCTGACCACCCTGGGGATCATCCTGGTCCTCCTCCAGGAGACGGTGCTCTTTTTCCGGCAGGTTTCGCCGCTGGAATTTTTCACCGGTACCCGCTGGACGCCCCTCTTCGCCTCCAAGCGCTTCGGCGTCTTGCCCCTGGTCAACGGCACCATCCTGGTGGCGGCGGGGGCCATGGTGGTGGCCCTGCCCCTGGGAGTCCTGGCCGCGATCTACATGAGTGAATATGCTGCCGAGCGAACCCGCCGCATCCTGAAGCCCATCCTGGAGGTGCTGGCCGGCATTCCCACAGTGGTCTACGGCTACTTCGCCCTGACCTTTGTCACGCCGATCTTGAAGACCCTCTTCCCCCAGACCCAGGCCTTCAACGCCGCCAGCGCTTCCCTGGTGATGGGTTTCATGATCCTGCCCATGGTGGCCTCCATTTCCGAGGATGCCCTGTCGGCGGTGCCCCGCTCCCTGCGGGAAGCGGCCTATGGGCTGGGGGCTACCAAGTTCGAGGTAGCCACCCAGGTTGTGGTGCCGGCGGCCCTCTCGGGCATCTCGGCGGCCTTCATCCTGGCCATCTCCCGGGCCATCGGCGAGACCATGATCGTGGCCATTGCCGCGGGCCAGCAGCCCAAGCTGACCCTCAACCCGCTGCAGTCCATCGAGACCATGACCGCCTACATCGTCCAGGTGAGCCTGGGCGACACGCCCCATGGCACCATCGAATATCAGACCATCTTCGCGGTGGGTTCCCTGTTGTTTGTGATGACGTTGGTATTGAACCTGGTGAGCCACTGGATCACCAGGCGCTATCGGGAGGTGTACGAATGATGGAGGCGACCCCCATGGCCGCACCGTCGGCCACGGTTCGACAGCTGGAGGCGCGCCGGCGCCGGGGCCAGCTCTTTGAGAAGCTCTGCCTGGCTGCCGTGCTGGTGGCCATCCTGGTGCTGCTCTCCCTGCTGGTAGACGTGGTGCTGGACGGCTTGCCCTGGCTGCGTCCCCAGCTTTTTACCGAGTTTCCGTCCCGTTTCCCCGAGCGGGCGGGCTTGCGTTCGGCCTTGCAGGGGACCCTGTGGATGATCGGCCTGACGGCGCTCATGTCCTTTCCCATCGGCGTGGGCGCGGCCATCTACCTGGAAGAGTATGCCCGGCGCAACAGCTTCATCACCCAATTCATCGAGATTAACATCGCCAACCTGGCCGGCGTGCCCTCCATCATCTACGGCCTGTTGGGCCTGGGCCTCTTTGTCCGGGGGCTGGAGCTGGGGCGGAGTGTGTTGGCCGGCTCCATGACCATGGCGCTCCTGGTGCTGCCCATCATCATCGTCTCTTCCCGCGAGGCCATCCGGGCGGTGCCTCCGTCCTTGCGCCAGGCGGCCTTTGCCCTGGGCGCGACCCAGTGGCAGGTGGTGCGTCACCATGTGTTGCCCAATGCCATGGGCGGCATCCTGACGGGCACCATCCTGGCCATGTCCCGGGCCATCGGCGAGACGGCCCCCCTGATCACCATCGGTGCCCTGACCTTCATCGCCTTTGACCTGCGGGGTCCCCTGGACATCTTCACGGTGTTGCCCATCCAGATCTTCAACTGGATCTCCCTCCCCCAGCAGGAGTTCCACAATCTGGCAGCGGCAGGGATCCTGGTCTTGCTGGCCGTCCTGTTGACCATGAACGGATTGGCCATCTATTTGCGAAATCGCTTACAGCAGCGCTGGTAGCCAGGTTGGTATAGTGAGTACGACCCTGAAACAAGAGGAAAATGGTATGACCACAAACGTGTTGACCCGACGCCCTGAGATCCACGCCGGGCCCCAGGTGGCCGCGCCTGAGCCCACGGAGACGGCCATCGAGACCCGAGGGTTGAACGTCTACTACGACAAGTTTCATGCAGTGCGGGATGTGAACCTGCGTATCGCCGCGCGCAAGATCACCGCCATGATCGGCCCGTCGGGCTGTGGCAAGAGCACCGTGCTCCGCTGCTTCAACCGCATGAACGATCTCATCCCCACGGCCCGGGTAGAGGGCGAAGTCCTCTTCCACGGCCACAACATCTACGCGCCGGGGGTAGACCCGGTGGAGGTGCGTCGGCGCATCGGCATGGTCTTCCAGAAGCCCAATCCCTTCCCCAAGTCCATTTACGAGAACGTGGCCTGGGGCGCGCGCATCAACGGCTTCCAGGGGGATATGGACGAGCTGGTGGAGGAGTCCCTGCGGGGGGCCGCGCTGTGGGATGAGGTGAAGGACAAGTTGCACCAGAACGCCCTGGGCCTCTCCGGCGGCCAGCAGCAGCGCCTCTGCATTGCCCGGGCCATTGCCGTCAAGCCCGAGATCATCCTGATGGATGAGCCCTGCTCGGCCCTGGATCCCATCGCGACCCTGGCCATCGAAGATTTGATGAAGGAGTTGGTGGCTTCCTACACCATCATCATCGTCACCCACAACATGCAGCAGGCGGCCCGGGTCTCCGATTTCACCGCCTTCTTCATGGTGGACGAGCGGCGCACCGGTCATCTGGCCGAGTATGGCCCGACGGACCAGATTTTCACCCGGCCCAAAAACAAGGCGACGGAAGATTACATCACCGGCCGCTTCGGTTGAGTCCGGCTGTGATGGGCATGCCTGGCCTCGGGGCCTTTGGGATGCTGTTTGTCGTATCTACGCCACCGTGTACTAGGGAGGAGCCGTCATGGCGCGGATGTTTTTTACCCAAGAACTACAAAAATTGCAGGACGAACTGCTGCTCATGGGCAGCCATGTCATCCAGGCCATCCGAGAGGCCGTGGCCGCGCTCCAGCAGGGTGACTTGGAAGCTGCCCGGCGCCTGATCGCCGGGGACCGGGAGATCAACCGCCAGAAGTACCACATCGAGGAGCGCTGCCTGACCCTGATCGCCACCCAGCAGCCCATGGCCCGGGATCTCCGCCTGCTGGCGGCCATTCTGGAAATCTCCACCGAGCTGGAGCGCATGGGGGATTACGCCAAGGGGATCAGCAAGATCGTGCTCTTCCTGAACGGGCGGCCGACGTTGGAGGTTCGGCCGGAATTCCAGGAGATGTGCGAGAAGGTCCTGGAGATGTTGCAGCGGGCCCTGGATGCCTTTGTGGGCCAGGACCTGGAGGCGGCCCAGACCATTCCCCAGGACGACGATGAGGTGGACGCCTGTTACAACCGGCTGAACCGCTGGTTGATCGACACCATCCTGGCCCACCCGGAGCGCATCGATCAGGCCAACTACCTCTCCTGGGCTGCCCATAACCTGGAGCGGGCCGGCGATCGGGTCACCAACATCTGCGAGCGCACCATCTACACCTTGACCGGTGAATTTGTGGAGTTTGACGCGGAAGAGCCTGCCTTCAACGGGCGAAGCTAAAGCCTGGACAGGCCCTCAGGAGGCGTCGCCCTGCAGCGCCTGCAGGGCTTCCACCAGGAGACGATTCTCCTCCGGCCGCTGGGTGGCAATGCGGATGTAGTTGGGCAGGCCAAAGGAGGTGCAGTCCCGTACCAGGATGCGCTGCTGGACCAGCGCCTGTCGCACCTGGGTGGCATCCTCCACCGGCAGCAGGAAGAAATTGGTGCTGGTGGGCAGGGGGGCCATCCCGGCCGCCTGAAGGGCCTGGCGCAGGGCCTCCGTCTCCTGGCGGAGGCGGGCGGTGGTTTCCGCACGCCAGGCCAGGTTGTCCAGGGCCGTTGTGCCGGCGATCTGGGCCAGGGTATTCACGTTCCAGGGCGGCTGGGCCACTTGCATGGCCTGGATCAAATGGGGGCTGCCCACGGCGTAGCCTACCCGCAGCCCGGCCAGGGAGAAATCCTTGGTCATGGAGCGCAGGATGATCCAGTCGCCCTGGTCAATCCACCGGGAGGCCGACCAGGGCGTGGGGGTGAACTCGGCGTAGGCCTCATCCACCACCCAGATGCTCTCGGGCGCGAAGCTGTGGAGCCGCTCCAGCTCGTCGGGGCTCAGGTGATGGCCGGTGGGGTTGTTGGGGTTGCAGAGGAAGATCAGGCGGGGCGTTTGCTCGGCCAGCGCTTCGCCCAACTCGTCCAGGGTGGTGGCGCCCGGCGTGTAGCGGCCATCCTCCCGCCGTTCCCAGCCGGGATGACAGGGCTGGATCACCTGGGCATCCACCAGGGATGCCACATTTTCGTATTCGCCAAAGGTGGGCGAGACAATGGCCACCCGGGCGTCCGGGGCAAAGAGCAGGGCGATGAGCCACATGATGTCCGCCGTGCCGTTGCCGGCCAGGACGGCTTCCTCGGGCACCTGATGCAACCGGGCCACGGCCCGGCGCAGCTCCATGGCCAGCCGGTCGGGATAGCGAGAAATGGTGGTCGGCTTGACAGCCGCCTGCACAGCCTGGACCACCGCGGGCGGGGGGCCGTAGGGGTTGATGTTGGATGAAAAGACATGAACCTCATCTGGACTCAGGCCCAGCGATGCCAGCTCGGCGTAGTCCAGGGTGCCGTGTGCCACGATCTGGGGCATGGGCTCCATCTCCGATAAATTAAGTTAAATAACGACAGACATCCTGCCTGTTGGCCATGTGGCGATGGTTGGCCGTTTGTGGCGTGTGCATCTGCAGATCCGGTGTGATATCGATTCTCTCCGGTTGAATGTGTTCCTACCCCGTCACTCATTCCAGCGCATAACCGCATTATAGCACTTCCGGCCGCTTTTTGCGTTTGACAGGGACCGATGGAGTTTCCTCCCTTCTTCTCCGCTCTTCTCCGCAAAACGGTTGGGGTGAATGGCCGTCCGGCAACAGGCTATGAACCGGATGTTAACAGAGCCATAACATCCCTCTTTCAAACTATTAATTGTGTGGCGTTAGAGTAGCAGTGGAAGTTCAAACAAGCCAGAACTTCGCCACTCTCCTCATACGCCCTGGCAAGTTGGCCACCCTGCATGTGAAGGTTGTGGGGTGGCCAACTTGCCGCCGGGAGAGGAATCTATTTGAGGGAAGCGATGGGGATTTTTTTTCAATTGACGACTATGGGGAGGCGTGATAGAATGGGATACCTCCCACATCCCCAAACCAACTCTGGAGAGTTTATCCATGGTGCGTTCACGGCGGCGGATCACGGCCACCGAGCGGAATGAATACCTGCTTTTCCTGTTGCTGGTCGGGCCGAACCTGCTCCTTTTCGGGGTTTTCACCTACTGGCCCCTCTTCTACAATGGATACCTGAGTTTCGTACGCTGGGACATGCTGGCGCCCATCAAGATCTGGGTGGGCCTGGACAATTACCGCTACCTCTTCACATCGCCCGAGTTTGGCACCATCCTGTGGAACACGGTGGTGTTTACCGTGTCTGCAGTGCTCTTGACCTGTGGCATCGGGCTGCTGATGGCTCTGCTGTTGAATCAGCCTCTGCGGGGGCGGGTTGCGGTCCGCGGCATCGTCTTCAGCCCGGTCATGCTCAGCGGTGCCGCCATCGGCATTGTCTGGATCTACATCTTTGATCCCCGCTACGGCCTCCTGGACTTTTTCATCCGGGGGGTGGGCCTGCGCTCGCCCAACTGGCTGCTGGATACTTCCTGGGCCATGACCGCGGTGATCATCGTCCATGTGTGGAAGACCTTGGGCTATGCCGTGGTCATCTACCTGGCCGGCCTGCAGGCCATTCCCCGAGAGCTCTACGAGGCGGCCCTGGTAGATGGCGCAGGCACCTGGGCGCGCTTCCGCCATGTCACCCTGCCGGGCCTGTCGCCGGTCACCTTTTTCCTGGTGATCACCACCGTGCTGGCTGCCTTCCAGTCCTTCGACATCATCAAGGTGATGACCGACGGCGGTCCGGTGAACGCCACGACCACCCTGATCTATTACCTGTATGAAGAGGGCTTCGTTGGCTTCAATGCCGGCCGGGCCGGCGTGGCCGCGGTGGTCCTGTTCCTGGCCATGTTTGTCTTCACCCTGGTGCAGATGCGCTATAGCGAACGCTCTGTCCACTATGCGTGAGGTCCATGTATAGAGCTCCATCCCATGAAATCATGCATGCTTAAAGTAAGCCATGCATCCAGAAACCGGGGAGGGCACACCTCACTGTCACCATCGTCCTTGTGACCATCGTCC harbors:
- the phoU gene encoding phosphate signaling complex protein PhoU; protein product: MARMFFTQELQKLQDELLLMGSHVIQAIREAVAALQQGDLEAARRLIAGDREINRQKYHIEERCLTLIATQQPMARDLRLLAAILEISTELERMGDYAKGISKIVLFLNGRPTLEVRPEFQEMCEKVLEMLQRALDAFVGQDLEAAQTIPQDDDEVDACYNRLNRWLIDTILAHPERIDQANYLSWAAHNLERAGDRVTNICERTIYTLTGEFVEFDAEEPAFNGRS
- a CDS encoding pyridoxal phosphate-dependent aminotransferase, with the protein product MPQIVAHGTLDYAELASLGLSPDEVHVFSSNINPYGPPPAVVQAVQAAVKPTTISRYPDRLAMELRRAVARLHQVPEEAVLAGNGTADIMWLIALLFAPDARVAIVSPTFGEYENVASLVDAQVIQPCHPGWERREDGRYTPGATTLDELGEALAEQTPRLIFLCNPNNPTGHHLSPDELERLHSFAPESIWVVDEAYAEFTPTPWSASRWIDQGDWIILRSMTKDFSLAGLRVGYAVGSPHLIQAMQVAQPPWNVNTLAQIAGTTALDNLAWRAETTARLRQETEALRQALQAAGMAPLPTSTNFFLLPVEDATQVRQALVQQRILVRDCTSFGLPNYIRIATQRPEENRLLVEALQALQGDAS
- a CDS encoding PstS family phosphate ABC transporter substrate-binding protein, translating into MRKLVGLALLLGVLVMAACSAPAATPSDTGAASGEAAASEGAAQESAPDAQGDTIIIDGSSTVAPISAAVAEEFQRANPGVRVPVGISGTGGGFKKFCAGETDISDASRPIKESEVEQCAQNGIEYIELPVAFDGLAVMVNPANDWAECLTVDELKTIWEPAAEDVITNWNQVRADFPDRPLNLYGPGVDSGTYDYFTEAIVGEEGASRGDFLPSEDDNVLVQGVAGDENALGFFGLAYYEQNQDKLKLVAVDGGNGCVLPSAETVIDGTYQPLARPIFIYVNRARVDEKPILNDFITFYLENAAALSAEVGYVPLSDEIYQLAQQRFEERITGSIFEGLGSTVGVSLTDLLTREKGE
- the pstC gene encoding phosphate ABC transporter permease subunit PstC; translation: MAISKLEETLPAARQQEVRPPYGRRRRWNELIIQAFLFVCAAVSILTTLGIILVLLQETVLFFRQVSPLEFFTGTRWTPLFASKRFGVLPLVNGTILVAAGAMVVALPLGVLAAIYMSEYAAERTRRILKPILEVLAGIPTVVYGYFALTFVTPILKTLFPQTQAFNAASASLVMGFMILPMVASISEDALSAVPRSLREAAYGLGATKFEVATQVVVPAALSGISAAFILAISRAIGETMIVAIAAGQQPKLTLNPLQSIETMTAYIVQVSLGDTPHGTIEYQTIFAVGSLLFVMTLVLNLVSHWITRRYREVYE
- a CDS encoding carbohydrate ABC transporter permease, yielding MVRSRRRITATERNEYLLFLLLVGPNLLLFGVFTYWPLFYNGYLSFVRWDMLAPIKIWVGLDNYRYLFTSPEFGTILWNTVVFTVSAVLLTCGIGLLMALLLNQPLRGRVAVRGIVFSPVMLSGAAIGIVWIYIFDPRYGLLDFFIRGVGLRSPNWLLDTSWAMTAVIIVHVWKTLGYAVVIYLAGLQAIPRELYEAALVDGAGTWARFRHVTLPGLSPVTFFLVITTVLAAFQSFDIIKVMTDGGPVNATTTLIYYLYEEGFVGFNAGRAGVAAVVLFLAMFVFTLVQMRYSERSVHYA
- the pstA gene encoding phosphate ABC transporter permease PstA, which produces MMEATPMAAPSATVRQLEARRRRGQLFEKLCLAAVLVAILVLLSLLVDVVLDGLPWLRPQLFTEFPSRFPERAGLRSALQGTLWMIGLTALMSFPIGVGAAIYLEEYARRNSFITQFIEINIANLAGVPSIIYGLLGLGLFVRGLELGRSVLAGSMTMALLVLPIIIVSSREAIRAVPPSLRQAAFALGATQWQVVRHHVLPNAMGGILTGTILAMSRAIGETAPLITIGALTFIAFDLRGPLDIFTVLPIQIFNWISLPQQEFHNLAAAGILVLLAVLLTMNGLAIYLRNRLQQRW
- the pstB gene encoding phosphate ABC transporter ATP-binding protein PstB yields the protein MTTNVLTRRPEIHAGPQVAAPEPTETAIETRGLNVYYDKFHAVRDVNLRIAARKITAMIGPSGCGKSTVLRCFNRMNDLIPTARVEGEVLFHGHNIYAPGVDPVEVRRRIGMVFQKPNPFPKSIYENVAWGARINGFQGDMDELVEESLRGAALWDEVKDKLHQNALGLSGGQQQRLCIARAIAVKPEIILMDEPCSALDPIATLAIEDLMKELVASYTIIIVTHNMQQAARVSDFTAFFMVDERRTGHLAEYGPTDQIFTRPKNKATEDYITGRFG